The Gemmatimonadales bacterium genome segment GCAAGGCGCTCGCTGCACTTGAAGCTCTAGCTGCAACCTAACAGGGGAGAGAACATGATCGCACTACCTACCATTCTGCTTGTCGGCCCGACCGGGGTGGGCAAGTCCACGGCTGTACTGCGCGCGCTCAAGAACAACGCGTTCTACGTGGCGGCCGAGCGCGGCGCGCTGTCGATCGCGCGCAACCCGGCGATCTACACGGGGCCGGCGCCCGACGTCGTAGAGTGCGTGACCACGCGCGCGCCGTGGATCGAGGTGCTGCGCGCGGTGCGGCAGGGCTGCGAAGGCGTGCGCGTCGGCAAGTACAGCGCGATCGTGATCGACACGATCTCAAGCCTGGCCGATCGCGAGTACGACTACCTCGTGGCGACCGAAAACTCGGGCCACGGGCGCGAGTGGAACATGCTCGCGGCGCACGTGCGACCGATCGTCAACGAGGCGATCGCGGCCGAGGCGATCGTGGTGTGCGTCGCGCACCAGAAGGACGTGGGCGAGAAGGAACCGAAGATCAAGCTGCCCAGGCTGCCGGGCAAGCTGGGCGAGGAAGTGGTGCCGAGCCTGTTCGACGTGGTGGTGCGGCTGGATTGGGGAGCGGGGCCGAACGGCGAGGCGGTGAGGATGCTGCGCTGCCAGCCGCGCCCTCGGTGGGCCGACAAGGATCGGCACGGGGTCGTGATCGACGGCGAGGTGATCGGGGAGGACGGGATCCTGCCCCTGATCCGGCGTTGCGTGCAGCGCGCGCGCGGGCAGGCGGTGGACATGCCGGCGGC includes the following:
- a CDS encoding AAA family ATPase; this encodes MIALPTILLVGPTGVGKSTAVLRALKNNAFYVAAERGALSIARNPAIYTGPAPDVVECVTTRAPWIEVLRAVRQGCEGVRVGKYSAIVIDTISSLADREYDYLVATENSGHGREWNMLAAHVRPIVNEAIAAEAIVVCVAHQKDVGEKEPKIKLPRLPGKLGEEVVPSLFDVVVRLDWGAGPNGEAVRMLRCQPRPRWADKDRHGVVIDGEVIGEDGILPLIRRCVQRARGQAVDMPAAGAGANGAAKGLDL